In a genomic window of Pontibacter liquoris:
- the traM gene encoding conjugative transposon protein TraM: MKHVAHSPHFLRRRRFLLVLPLLVMPFLTLFFWAMGGGRTNPQAAPAPAGLRPDLPDARLPEARTPDKLTSYKQALADSSSLKALLREGPFEDWGANGAGGSFPTPPLGGALETADSSEARVYRKLERLQAVLAEEPSLSHVSGQGAAPATRPARIPAGGGELRHLEQVMQAAGQTGSGDGELQELNGMLEKILDIQHPRRVEEKIRQSSESRQGQVYAVAASRPGAAVSLLGRGRQDGAGAAPAPGDAPAANRFYSTAADRGDDPQQNALAAVVEETQSLVSGATLKLRLTGPVAVNGTLIPPGTLLYGTATLAGERLQVTIKNIRYQQALFPVALSVYDLDGLAGLYIPGTLTREVARQSADRAVQDLGLSSLHPSLQVQAASAGVETARHLLARQARLIKATVPAGYRVLLRDEKKQNR, encoded by the coding sequence ATGAAACACGTAGCCCATTCTCCACACTTTCTGAGGCGCCGCCGGTTCCTGCTGGTGCTGCCGCTGCTGGTCATGCCCTTTCTGACCCTGTTCTTCTGGGCGATGGGCGGTGGCCGGACAAACCCCCAGGCCGCGCCGGCCCCTGCCGGCCTTCGCCCCGATTTGCCGGACGCCCGCCTGCCCGAAGCAAGGACGCCCGATAAGCTGACGTCCTACAAGCAGGCGCTTGCTGATTCTTCCAGCTTAAAAGCACTGCTTCGTGAAGGCCCCTTTGAGGACTGGGGAGCCAATGGGGCAGGGGGGAGCTTTCCAACGCCACCCCTGGGCGGGGCATTGGAAACGGCGGATTCCAGCGAGGCCCGCGTTTACCGGAAACTGGAGCGCCTGCAAGCGGTTCTCGCAGAGGAGCCCTCCCTTTCCCACGTGTCCGGACAAGGTGCCGCCCCTGCCACCCGCCCGGCCAGGATACCGGCTGGCGGAGGGGAGCTGCGCCACCTTGAGCAGGTGATGCAGGCTGCCGGGCAAACAGGCAGCGGGGATGGGGAATTGCAAGAGCTAAACGGCATGCTGGAAAAGATACTCGATATCCAGCATCCCCGGCGCGTCGAGGAAAAGATCCGGCAGTCTTCCGAAAGCCGGCAAGGGCAGGTCTATGCCGTGGCGGCCAGCCGGCCGGGTGCTGCCGTATCCCTGCTGGGGCGCGGCCGGCAGGACGGCGCAGGGGCTGCTCCCGCTCCCGGGGATGCCCCTGCCGCCAACAGGTTCTACTCCACTGCGGCGGATCGGGGAGACGATCCCCAGCAGAATGCCCTCGCAGCCGTCGTAGAGGAAACGCAGTCGCTGGTTTCGGGGGCTACCCTGAAGCTGCGCCTGACCGGCCCGGTAGCTGTTAACGGCACGCTGATCCCACCGGGCACCTTGCTGTATGGGACGGCAACCCTGGCCGGGGAGCGGCTGCAGGTCACCATCAAAAACATCCGCTACCAGCAGGCCCTTTTCCCGGTTGCCCTGTCAGTCTATGACCTGGATGGCCTGGCAGGCCTTTATATCCCGGGCACCCTGACCCGGGAAGTTGCCCGGCAGTCTGCGGACCGGGCGGTGCAGGATCTGGGCCTTTCTTCCCTGCATCCTTCCCTGCAGGTGCAGGCAGCCAGTGCCGGGGTGGAAACGGCCAGGCACCTGCTTGCCCGGCAGGCCAGGCTCATCAAAGCCACCGTCCCGGCTGGCTACCGGGTGTTGTTGCGGGACGAAAAAAAGCAGAACCGCTAA
- the traN gene encoding conjugative transposon protein TraN, with translation MKKLKLLLVQLSLLVLGYSPAYAQQSAGPGPAVGVTPSSLAVSLYKTSHLVFPFAVKSVDRGSGEILVEQDAALGNVLRVKAGKPGFRETNLTVITADGGLYSFLVTYAADPAVLTLLLPEATPPGSVPALVGETGCNEASAQRDAARVAADKTPLPGRRDNKFGMQLALRGIYVRGETMYYRLRLRNNSDIPYAADGLRFLIRDKQHTRRTATQEQELQPCYVYGGPASVAAQSERDLVVALPKVTLPATKYLAIRLMEKNGGRHLQLKVPYHMLLRAKPFSLPKGADDRIVSF, from the coding sequence ATGAAAAAGCTAAAATTACTATTGGTCCAGCTGAGCCTGCTGGTGCTGGGTTACAGCCCGGCCTACGCGCAGCAAAGCGCCGGGCCGGGACCGGCCGTCGGCGTCACACCGTCTTCCCTGGCCGTCTCCCTTTACAAAACAAGCCACCTGGTCTTTCCCTTCGCGGTGAAAAGCGTGGACAGGGGGAGTGGCGAGATCCTGGTCGAGCAGGATGCGGCCCTGGGAAATGTCCTCCGGGTAAAAGCCGGTAAGCCGGGTTTCAGGGAGACAAACCTCACCGTCATCACGGCGGATGGCGGGCTGTATTCTTTCCTGGTAACCTATGCTGCAGACCCGGCCGTGCTCACCCTGCTGTTGCCGGAAGCCACGCCTCCCGGGTCCGTACCGGCCCTTGTGGGTGAGACAGGCTGCAATGAAGCGTCCGCGCAACGGGATGCCGCGCGCGTGGCAGCAGACAAAACACCCCTTCCCGGGCGCAGGGATAATAAGTTCGGAATGCAGTTAGCGTTGCGCGGCATCTACGTCCGGGGAGAGACGATGTACTACCGGCTCAGGCTCCGCAACAACTCTGACATCCCCTACGCGGCAGACGGGCTGCGCTTTCTTATCCGGGATAAACAGCATACCCGGCGCACGGCCACCCAGGAGCAGGAACTGCAACCCTGCTATGTTTACGGCGGCCCGGCGAGCGTGGCAGCTCAGTCGGAGCGGGACCTGGTCGTTGCCCTGCCCAAGGTGACACTCCCGGCCACCAAGTACCTGGCTATCCGGCTGATGGAGAAAAACGGCGGCAGGCACCTGCAGCTCAAAGTGCCTTATCACATGCTCCTGCGTGCAAAGCCGTTTTCCCTTCCCAAAGGGGCGGATGACAGGATTGTTTCATTTTAA